A genomic segment from Luteolibacter ambystomatis encodes:
- a CDS encoding putative quinol monooxygenase, whose protein sequence is MSTHAKAVTIHPYFQIHAGKIEDFVANMTDFTNQTATEEGCLYYNFTLNGDEAFCREAYTDGDAALAHLANVDAQIKRALELSTMTRLEIHGPAEELEKMRGPLAGLNPAWFVYQTGLTK, encoded by the coding sequence ATGAGCACTCACGCGAAAGCCGTCACCATCCATCCGTATTTCCAGATCCACGCCGGGAAGATCGAGGACTTCGTCGCCAACATGACGGACTTCACGAACCAGACCGCCACGGAGGAAGGCTGCCTCTACTACAACTTCACCCTCAACGGCGATGAAGCGTTCTGTCGCGAGGCCTACACCGATGGCGATGCCGCACTCGCCCACCTCGCGAACGTGGATGCCCAGATCAAGCGCGCGCTGGAGCTGTCCACCATGACGCGTCTGGAGATCCACGGCCCGGCCGAGGAGCTGGAAAAGATGCGCGGACCGCTCGCCGGACTGAATCCCGCCTGGTTCGTCTATCAGACGGGGCTGACGAAATAA
- a CDS encoding metallophosphoesterase yields the protein MQYGLVLSDLHLFSVRSVGGKCLSAIREDLASASVIVLNGDTFDFRWSTVGNEERTIAAAFEWLRAFVTDHPQAEIHFVIGNHDCLAAFTSRLDAFATSLPRFHWHETVLQLGGHLFVHGDCAHRPMDAAGLDHYRAVWRHDKPRHRLLGHGYRMADRLGITWLAHRSHFTRAKTLARLTWYLDRTVPGWRETTRDCYFGHTHLPFRDYERDGIRFHNTGSAIGGSPFAPIRFALPSSPISPTREFLPK from the coding sequence GTGCAATACGGCCTGGTACTTTCCGACCTGCATTTGTTCTCGGTGCGCTCCGTGGGCGGGAAGTGTCTGTCCGCCATCCGCGAGGATCTCGCCTCCGCGAGCGTCATCGTCCTCAATGGTGACACTTTCGATTTCCGCTGGAGCACCGTTGGCAACGAAGAGCGCACGATTGCCGCGGCCTTCGAATGGTTGCGGGCTTTTGTCACGGATCACCCGCAAGCCGAGATCCATTTCGTCATCGGCAATCACGATTGCCTCGCCGCTTTCACGTCCCGGCTCGATGCCTTCGCCACCAGCCTGCCGCGTTTCCACTGGCACGAAACCGTTCTCCAGCTTGGCGGCCATCTCTTCGTCCACGGCGACTGCGCCCACCGCCCGATGGACGCCGCTGGCCTGGACCACTACCGCGCGGTCTGGAGGCATGACAAACCGCGTCACCGCCTGCTCGGCCACGGCTATCGCATGGCGGATCGGCTCGGCATCACCTGGCTCGCCCACCGCAGCCACTTCACCCGTGCCAAAACGCTTGCACGCCTGACCTGGTATCTCGACCGCACCGTTCCCGGCTGGCGGGAAACCACCCGCGACTGCTACTTCGGCCACACCCACCTCCCCTTCCGTGACTACGAGCGGGATGGCATCCGTTTCCACAACACCGGCTCCGCGATCGGGGGCAGTCCTTTCGCGCCAATACGGTTCGCGCTCCCCAGCTCACCGATTTCTCCAACTCGGGAATTCCTCCCAAAATGA
- a CDS encoding DUF3109 family protein encodes MIAFPSLQQELARQLREARVDHEAFAMPLKICELAECRATCCHDGVFLESEEREVIADVVESHAETLAEYGWTPAEIFQRMEDGRWKSVTLPDHSPAASFPTHFPKTRCVFLDAEHRCVLQRLAMDTGRHPWFWKPVSCWMHPILLKPGRRGERPLLTLATAENDPVAHPGYPGFSAFTPCGMPCEGGPPARKTLAAELDLLGHLAGRDVCGELAAVAEEDR; translated from the coding sequence ATGATCGCCTTCCCATCGCTCCAACAGGAACTCGCCCGGCAGCTGCGGGAGGCGCGGGTGGATCATGAGGCGTTCGCGATGCCGTTGAAAATCTGCGAGCTGGCGGAATGCCGGGCGACGTGCTGCCACGACGGCGTGTTTCTCGAATCTGAGGAGCGGGAGGTGATCGCGGACGTGGTGGAGTCGCACGCGGAGACACTGGCGGAGTATGGCTGGACGCCTGCGGAAATCTTCCAGCGCATGGAGGATGGGCGTTGGAAGTCGGTGACGCTGCCGGATCATTCGCCCGCGGCTTCGTTTCCGACGCATTTCCCGAAGACGCGCTGCGTGTTTCTGGATGCGGAGCACCGCTGCGTGCTGCAGCGGCTGGCGATGGATACGGGCCGCCATCCGTGGTTCTGGAAGCCGGTGTCGTGCTGGATGCATCCGATCCTGTTGAAGCCGGGTCGTCGCGGCGAGCGGCCGCTGTTGACACTGGCGACTGCGGAAAACGATCCGGTGGCACATCCCGGCTATCCGGGGTTCTCCGCTTTTACTCCCTGCGGGATGCCTTGTGAAGGCGGTCCGCCCGCTCGCAAGACGTTGGCGGCGGAGCTGGATCTGCTCGGCCATCTGGCGGGCCGCGACGTGTGCGGCGAGCTGGCAGCGGTGGCGGAGGAAGACCGCTGA
- a CDS encoding alpha-galactosidase yields MALPSAFAAPILLETGTTTLRLDVNDGKVAATYFGPKVRNEEDLTVPADSATLFYPSHWDAQTGPHGIAITQPDGQLALDPVYESHAITDAEGGKLLRLNLKDRRYPVTLAVCVLAHADSNVFERWVEVTNGGDKPIVLNKAASATLHFKADKYFLTSFPGTWGREASTREQEIVQGGSALLRSGSTPKGAADGSPAFILSLDKPAEETTGEVVLGALAWSGNWAFQFDNNATSNEVDASFGYDPGYSAYTLDAGKTFTTPRLLLTRSNHGTGEASRNLHHWARSGGIRCGDQTRDILLNSWEGAYFKFDESVLHGMMDGCKQMGVELFVLDDGWFGNAHPRDNDKAGLGDWQVNATKLPHGIEGLVNAAKERGLKFGIWVEPEMVNPQSDLYEKHPDWVVAMKDHPRREGRNQLVLDLARPEVREFIHGVMDKLLTENPGIVYIKWDCNHTIVDPGSGALAPDRQQNLQVDYIKGYYEVLDKLTKAHPQVVFQACGSGGGRADYGAMKYHHEFWTSDNTDPYDRVFIQWSHSYLFPAIAMAAHVTESPNHYSQRVTPLKFRFDVAMSGRLGLELSPKKLTPQELDYANKAVAEYKRIRPVVQSGDLYRLKNPYKGDLAALQYVREESGAKHSVFFAYLKEHRLISGYGPVALQGLDPAKRYKVVEINRDGEKIKYAKDPNASIVAEDGKTLGGDFLMTRGLAINWSWRALQSVAVEITEVP; encoded by the coding sequence ATGGCTCTTCCCTCCGCTTTCGCCGCGCCGATCCTGTTGGAAACCGGCACCACCACGCTCCGGCTCGATGTGAACGATGGCAAGGTGGCCGCAACCTACTTCGGGCCGAAGGTGCGGAATGAAGAGGATCTCACCGTGCCCGCGGATTCCGCCACGTTGTTCTATCCCTCCCACTGGGATGCGCAGACCGGTCCGCACGGCATCGCGATCACGCAACCGGATGGGCAGCTCGCGCTCGATCCGGTGTATGAATCGCACGCCATCACGGATGCGGAGGGCGGCAAGCTGCTGCGTTTGAATCTGAAGGACCGCCGTTATCCGGTGACACTGGCGGTGTGCGTGCTGGCGCATGCGGATTCGAATGTCTTCGAGCGTTGGGTGGAGGTAACCAACGGTGGCGACAAACCGATCGTGCTGAACAAGGCCGCCTCGGCGACGCTGCACTTCAAGGCGGACAAGTATTTCCTCACTTCGTTCCCCGGCACCTGGGGACGCGAGGCCTCCACACGCGAGCAGGAGATCGTGCAAGGTGGCAGCGCTCTGCTTCGCTCCGGCTCGACTCCGAAGGGAGCGGCGGATGGCAGCCCGGCGTTCATCCTCTCGCTCGACAAGCCCGCCGAGGAAACCACCGGCGAGGTGGTATTGGGCGCGCTCGCGTGGTCGGGCAACTGGGCGTTCCAATTCGACAACAACGCGACTTCGAACGAGGTGGACGCAAGCTTCGGCTACGATCCCGGCTACTCCGCCTACACGCTGGATGCGGGCAAGACCTTCACTACTCCGCGCCTGCTGCTCACGCGCTCGAACCACGGCACGGGCGAGGCCTCGCGCAATCTCCACCACTGGGCGCGCTCCGGCGGCATCCGCTGCGGCGACCAGACCCGCGACATCCTGCTGAACTCGTGGGAAGGCGCGTATTTCAAGTTCGATGAAAGCGTGCTGCACGGCATGATGGACGGCTGCAAGCAGATGGGCGTGGAGCTCTTCGTGCTGGATGACGGCTGGTTCGGCAACGCCCATCCGCGCGACAACGACAAGGCCGGCCTCGGCGATTGGCAGGTGAATGCGACCAAGCTGCCGCACGGCATCGAAGGCCTCGTCAACGCGGCGAAGGAACGCGGCCTCAAGTTCGGCATCTGGGTGGAACCGGAGATGGTGAATCCGCAGAGCGACCTCTACGAGAAACACCCGGACTGGGTGGTGGCGATGAAGGATCATCCGCGCCGCGAGGGCCGCAACCAGCTCGTGCTCGATCTCGCCCGTCCCGAGGTCCGCGAGTTCATCCACGGCGTGATGGACAAGTTGCTCACGGAGAACCCGGGCATCGTCTACATCAAGTGGGATTGCAACCATACCATCGTCGATCCCGGCAGCGGCGCGCTCGCTCCGGACCGCCAGCAGAATCTCCAGGTGGACTACATCAAGGGCTACTACGAGGTGCTCGACAAACTCACCAAGGCGCATCCGCAGGTGGTGTTCCAGGCCTGCGGTTCCGGCGGCGGCCGCGCGGACTATGGCGCGATGAAGTATCACCACGAGTTCTGGACCTCGGACAACACGGACCCGTATGACCGCGTGTTCATCCAGTGGAGCCACAGCTATCTCTTCCCCGCCATCGCGATGGCCGCACACGTCACCGAATCACCGAACCACTACAGCCAGCGCGTCACACCGCTGAAGTTCCGTTTCGATGTGGCGATGAGCGGCCGCCTCGGCCTGGAGCTTTCGCCCAAGAAGCTCACGCCGCAGGAACTCGACTACGCCAACAAGGCGGTGGCCGAGTACAAGCGCATCCGCCCCGTGGTGCAGTCCGGTGATCTCTATCGCCTGAAGAATCCCTACAAGGGGGATCTCGCCGCGCTGCAATACGTGCGCGAGGAAAGCGGCGCGAAGCATTCCGTCTTCTTCGCCTACCTCAAGGAACACCGTCTTATTTCCGGTTACGGTCCGGTGGCCCTGCAAGGGCTCGATCCCGCGAAGCGCTACAAGGTCGTGGAGATCAACCGCGATGGTGAGAAGATCAAATACGCCAAGGACCCGAACGCTTCCATCGTGGCCGAAGATGGCAAGACGCTCGGCGGCGATTTTCTGATGACCCGCGGGCTTGCCATCAACTGGTCGTGGCGCGCACTGCAATCGGTGGCGGTGGAGATCACGGAGGTGCCGTGA
- a CDS encoding beta strand repeat-containing protein, with protein MKTSLHPMFRWLPLLPVFIPRAHAGSAQWLAAPTTGYWNTAANWSPATVPSSLTDTAIFGASGLTSISFSADVPLGSLVFNNNAPAYALTIGPSRTLAFGGAGLVNYGATIQNFVVTASGANAGRIAFTGSSTAAANTRFTQNGITQAAGAYGTTIFSDTSSAGSASFLNKATSFQNGYGGYTLFYNSASAGSASITNEGGAGYGGVEFSNSSTAANAAFLNQAATIGNGNGGTVDFFDTSTAGNATFDNAASTVATARSGYTKFSHTTTAGTAKFYNRASASAVGGGGVTMVRDNCSADHATFENEGGAAGGRTLLYHSTKGGSALFRNKGTAVTNGQEGTTILYNSANAENAVFENEGGSFRSGSAYFYATSKAGTATVHNRGMATAGYGGVCNFLGSSSADQAVFDNEGAAADGGTGGYTNFTDHATAGSATFTSRASTKANATGGRTVFYGSSTAANATLTGLGATTSNVNWGAGTDFAAQSTAGNATVIANGGTNGGTGAFIRFFENSSGGTATMKVYGNASLEIGVHASPGVTIGSLEGSGFASLGANTLGIGGNNTSTTFSGVLYGTGGVTKTGSGTLTLTGANTYTGATQVAGGTLSISAAWIANGSDVKLSNGGILNLSYSGTDIIDELFIDGIRQVSGTWGSLSSTATHKTSRITGTGLLNVTTGVNPDPYIEWGYNGGLTAGTNDAKTADPDNDGRSNLNEFAFDGKPMSGASSGKMVSKVATFTISGSAVKALTLTVPVRGSSTTPAFTGATDLTATADGVIYHIQGGITLSTWTTSQVREMPVTEATALQTGLALPVLSPGWSYRSFYLVNSNPATTPKAFLRAWASQ; from the coding sequence ATGAAAACGTCCTTGCACCCCATGTTCCGGTGGCTGCCCTTGCTGCCGGTATTCATCCCCCGCGCCCATGCGGGAAGCGCCCAGTGGCTGGCCGCTCCCACCACCGGATACTGGAACACCGCCGCGAACTGGAGCCCGGCCACCGTGCCATCCTCGCTCACGGATACCGCCATCTTCGGAGCATCCGGTTTGACGTCGATCAGCTTCTCGGCGGATGTGCCGCTGGGAAGCCTCGTTTTCAACAACAACGCTCCGGCTTATGCGCTCACGATCGGGCCTTCCCGCACGCTCGCCTTCGGGGGAGCGGGCTTGGTGAACTATGGTGCCACGATTCAGAATTTCGTGGTGACCGCGAGCGGTGCCAATGCCGGGCGGATCGCTTTCACCGGCAGCTCGACCGCCGCCGCCAACACCCGCTTCACCCAGAACGGCATCACGCAGGCCGCAGGAGCGTATGGCACTACGATCTTCAGCGACACTTCCTCGGCGGGAAGCGCGAGCTTCCTCAACAAAGCCACCTCCTTTCAGAACGGCTACGGCGGATACACGCTGTTCTACAATTCGGCGAGCGCGGGCAGCGCCTCGATCACCAACGAAGGCGGTGCCGGCTATGGCGGCGTCGAGTTCTCCAACAGCTCCACGGCGGCGAATGCAGCCTTTCTCAACCAGGCCGCCACCATCGGCAATGGCAACGGTGGCACGGTGGATTTCTTCGACACTTCGACGGCGGGCAATGCGACCTTCGACAATGCCGCCTCCACCGTTGCGACTGCTCGTTCGGGTTACACCAAGTTCAGCCACACCACCACCGCGGGCACCGCGAAGTTCTACAACCGTGCGTCTGCCTCCGCTGTAGGCGGAGGTGGCGTCACGATGGTACGCGACAACTGCAGCGCCGACCATGCCACTTTCGAAAACGAGGGCGGCGCGGCGGGTGGCAGGACATTGCTCTATCATTCGACCAAAGGCGGCTCGGCCTTGTTCCGGAACAAAGGCACCGCGGTGACGAATGGCCAGGAAGGCACCACCATCCTCTACAACAGCGCGAACGCGGAGAACGCGGTGTTCGAGAACGAAGGCGGAAGTTTCCGCTCGGGATCGGCCTATTTCTACGCCACTTCGAAAGCGGGAACCGCCACCGTTCACAATCGCGGGATGGCCACGGCGGGCTACGGCGGCGTGTGCAATTTCCTCGGCAGCTCGAGTGCGGATCAGGCTGTCTTTGACAACGAGGGAGCGGCGGCGGATGGCGGTACCGGCGGTTACACGAACTTCACGGACCATGCCACCGCAGGCAGCGCCACCTTCACCAGCCGGGCCAGCACCAAGGCCAATGCCACTGGCGGGCGCACCGTCTTTTATGGAAGCTCGACCGCTGCGAATGCCACACTCACCGGTCTCGGTGCGACCACCTCGAACGTGAACTGGGGAGCGGGCACAGACTTCGCCGCCCAATCCACCGCGGGCAATGCAACCGTCATCGCCAATGGCGGCACCAATGGGGGCACGGGGGCGTTCATCCGTTTCTTTGAGAACAGCAGCGGCGGCACCGCAACGATGAAGGTGTACGGAAATGCCTCGCTGGAGATCGGCGTGCATGCCTCACCCGGTGTGACGATCGGCTCGCTGGAAGGCAGCGGCTTCGCTTCATTGGGTGCGAACACGCTGGGGATCGGCGGCAACAACACCAGTACCACCTTCTCCGGTGTCCTCTACGGCACCGGCGGGGTGACGAAGACCGGCAGCGGCACGCTCACCCTCACCGGAGCGAATACCTACACGGGCGCCACTCAGGTCGCCGGAGGCACGCTTTCCATCAGCGCCGCATGGATCGCCAATGGTTCGGATGTGAAGCTGTCCAACGGCGGAATACTGAATCTATCGTACTCCGGAACCGACATCATCGACGAACTGTTCATCGACGGCATCCGCCAGGTGTCCGGGACATGGGGTTCGCTTTCCTCCACCGCCACCCACAAGACCAGCCGCATCACCGGCACCGGTTTGTTGAACGTGACCACCGGCGTAAATCCGGATCCTTATATCGAGTGGGGCTACAATGGCGGACTCACCGCCGGTACGAATGATGCGAAAACGGCGGACCCGGACAACGACGGCCGCAGCAACCTCAACGAGTTCGCCTTCGATGGCAAACCGATGTCCGGTGCCTCCTCCGGCAAGATGGTGAGCAAGGTCGCCACGTTCACCATCAGCGGCAGCGCGGTGAAAGCCCTCACGCTGACCGTGCCGGTGCGCGGTTCCTCCACCACACCGGCTTTCACCGGAGCCACCGATCTTACGGCTACCGCTGATGGCGTGATCTATCACATCCAGGGCGGCATCACTCTCTCCACCTGGACCACCTCGCAGGTGAGGGAGATGCCTGTGACCGAAGCCACGGCTTTGCAGACGGGTCTTGCCCTGCCGGTGCTCTCGCCCGGCTGGAGCTATCGCTCGTTCTATCTGGTGAATTCGAATCCAGCCACCACACCGAAGGCCTTCCTCCGCGCATGGGCGTCCCAATGA
- a CDS encoding helix-turn-helix transcriptional regulator produces METLTSRQIRWFSDGIHSIHRAESRTEVAEATMAAVETIIGGEHGYFFEFFPDGGMQLLVQRTGSALAAVLPALAAFHRQHPGVRFCIEDPVGGSSQVSDFLGTAAWHRTDIYQEFCRPLGIEENCGVDFRPTGLNKHAIVLNRGRRSFTGRDRLLFDLLRPHVTTALENVARRERIEAATDGKGILVGPEGRVLWMPESARRLLEGFFPEVSERRLPGEMLRWLRRQTEHWATADESAAAPPRPFHFIRAGHHLTVHCTAARQPGTWLLLPEEQGTPLHLHGLGLTRRQTEVLAWLVEGKANSEIAIILGMGAETVKTHIKQIYQRLGIENRAAAIALVHRRSHRGR; encoded by the coding sequence ATGGAAACCCTGACATCCAGGCAGATCCGATGGTTCAGCGATGGCATTCACTCGATCCATCGCGCGGAGAGCCGGACGGAGGTGGCGGAAGCAACCATGGCCGCGGTCGAAACGATCATCGGCGGCGAGCACGGCTACTTCTTCGAGTTCTTTCCCGATGGCGGCATGCAGTTGCTGGTGCAGCGCACGGGCTCCGCTTTGGCCGCGGTGCTGCCCGCGCTGGCTGCGTTCCATCGCCAGCATCCGGGCGTGCGCTTTTGCATCGAGGATCCGGTGGGCGGCTCCAGCCAGGTGAGCGATTTCCTCGGCACCGCCGCATGGCATCGCACGGACATCTATCAGGAGTTCTGCAGGCCGCTCGGCATCGAGGAAAACTGCGGCGTGGATTTCCGTCCGACAGGTTTGAACAAACATGCCATCGTCTTGAACCGCGGCCGGCGCAGCTTCACCGGGCGGGATCGCCTGCTGTTCGATCTGCTGCGGCCGCATGTCACCACCGCATTGGAAAACGTGGCGAGGCGCGAGCGGATCGAAGCCGCCACCGATGGCAAGGGCATCCTCGTCGGTCCAGAGGGCCGCGTGCTATGGATGCCGGAAAGCGCGCGCCGATTGTTGGAGGGCTTCTTCCCGGAAGTCTCCGAACGTCGTCTCCCCGGCGAAATGCTGCGGTGGTTGCGGCGGCAAACCGAACACTGGGCCACTGCGGATGAATCGGCCGCGGCTCCTCCCCGCCCGTTTCATTTCATCCGTGCAGGGCACCATCTAACCGTTCATTGCACCGCGGCCCGCCAGCCGGGAACCTGGCTGCTGCTGCCGGAAGAACAAGGCACACCTCTCCACCTCCACGGCCTCGGCCTGACCCGCCGCCAGACGGAGGTGCTCGCGTGGCTGGTGGAGGGCAAGGCGAACAGCGAGATCGCCATCATCCTCGGCATGGGCGCGGAAACGGTGAAGACCCACATCAAGCAGATCTACCAGCGTCTCGGAATCGAGAACCGCGCCGCCGCCATCGCGCTCGTCCACCGGCGGTCGCATCGCGGCCGATAA
- a CDS encoding family 16 glycosylhydrolase yields MNPFLLLSAVFGLSVMGLHGAEPTWFRIHNRWYPNESLGEDQGKAVCKEARGDAYLWRTETRNGRTRLFNKATGHALQADAGVSLCATADSSNAAQAWTLETVSGPWVGLRSNASGWLNIEHRLGGPESDMTVKPTEQDRWSGQWELLYAGGSRPLVPGRISVTSPAYGGDIASATTIELAAPGLKQIAVSGWAEGKKVDLTSVALDAEGRGHFRFDPSAFPKGPLTLKLQGSGDVAKDICYLQLYHTAGKARATTDKLPPGAEGMKLAFSDEFDKPLSISRDGKGATYAAHKPGGGDFSGIPFSDFEGASNPFSQRDGFLRIRADETKNSTGLLSSLRMDGTGFTAKAPCYFECRFIAQTAPGTWPAFWIMTADTWKGMKTPVDELDVIEAYGGEGPGQPNAPGYEITSHYWNQGPDGAKDTSQPGLHKQVLLPTLPGASGASWYEDFHTYGVKVGLDDTIYYCDGIEVGRHPTAKLSREQPFFFFINLAIGGTSGWKKDLSRYGGIADMYVDFVKVYHGGK; encoded by the coding sequence ATGAACCCTTTTCTGCTCCTGTCCGCCGTCTTCGGCTTGTCCGTCATGGGCCTGCATGGTGCGGAGCCAACCTGGTTCCGCATCCACAACCGCTGGTATCCGAATGAATCGCTCGGCGAAGACCAGGGGAAAGCGGTGTGCAAGGAAGCCCGGGGCGATGCCTACCTGTGGCGAACGGAAACGCGCAACGGCCGGACCCGTTTGTTCAACAAGGCCACCGGCCACGCCTTGCAGGCGGACGCGGGAGTTTCACTCTGTGCGACGGCGGACTCCAGCAATGCCGCCCAGGCATGGACACTGGAAACCGTCTCCGGCCCGTGGGTCGGCCTGCGCTCGAATGCCAGCGGCTGGCTCAACATCGAGCACCGCCTCGGCGGTCCGGAGTCGGACATGACCGTGAAGCCGACCGAGCAGGACCGTTGGTCGGGGCAATGGGAGCTGCTGTATGCCGGTGGTTCCCGGCCGCTCGTGCCGGGACGGATTTCGGTGACGAGCCCCGCGTATGGCGGTGACATCGCCTCGGCCACCACCATCGAACTCGCCGCTCCCGGCTTGAAGCAGATCGCGGTCAGCGGTTGGGCTGAAGGCAAGAAGGTTGATCTCACCTCGGTGGCCCTGGATGCGGAGGGTCGCGGCCATTTCCGCTTCGACCCTTCCGCTTTTCCAAAGGGGCCGCTCACCTTGAAGCTGCAAGGCAGCGGTGATGTGGCGAAAGACATCTGCTACCTCCAGCTCTATCACACCGCTGGCAAAGCACGTGCGACGACGGACAAGCTGCCGCCCGGCGCGGAAGGCATGAAGCTCGCCTTCTCCGATGAGTTCGACAAACCGCTATCCATCTCCCGCGATGGCAAGGGCGCGACCTATGCCGCACACAAGCCCGGTGGCGGCGACTTCAGCGGCATCCCCTTCTCTGATTTCGAAGGAGCTTCCAATCCTTTCTCCCAGCGCGATGGCTTCCTGCGCATCCGCGCGGATGAGACGAAGAACTCCACCGGCCTGCTGTCCTCGCTGCGGATGGATGGCACCGGCTTCACCGCGAAAGCACCGTGCTATTTCGAGTGCCGCTTCATCGCCCAAACGGCACCGGGTACGTGGCCCGCCTTCTGGATCATGACCGCGGACACGTGGAAGGGCATGAAGACCCCGGTGGATGAACTCGATGTCATCGAGGCCTACGGTGGTGAAGGCCCCGGCCAACCGAACGCGCCAGGCTACGAGATCACCAGCCACTACTGGAACCAAGGGCCGGATGGCGCGAAGGACACCAGCCAACCCGGCCTCCACAAGCAGGTGCTCCTCCCCACCTTGCCCGGTGCCTCCGGTGCGAGCTGGTACGAGGACTTCCATACTTACGGCGTGAAGGTCGGCCTTGATGACACGATCTACTATTGCGACGGGATCGAAGTCGGTCGTCACCCGACCGCGAAGCTGTCCCGCGAGCAGCCGTTCTTCTTTTTCATCAACCTCGCCATCGGCGGCACCAGCGGGTGGAAGAAGGATCTCTCCCGCTACGGCGGCATCGCGGACATGTATGTCGATTTTGTGAAAGTCTATCACGGCGGGAAATGA
- a CDS encoding lysozyme inhibitor LprI family protein, producing MKWLTGFLLAAGMLAAQAGDLSMAKAAFAEKDKALNAEFAALKKDLRPELFTKLQEDQRGWVEHRDYVSDGQAHGDKPEQSADRWQSMADMTNSRLAWLKAWRKLDQKKSWSGSYSDGRGGLLEIVEKDGKCWFVMSVVRGPTFHTGEISGQMRVNDSTGWFETKAEGEDKPTWLTFLDGLDYAGSVRVAEENTGSFHGARAYFQGTYLWTGELSAEEKKNVMEGRIGD from the coding sequence ATGAAATGGCTGACCGGGTTTCTATTGGCGGCGGGGATGCTGGCCGCCCAGGCTGGTGACCTCTCGATGGCAAAGGCCGCGTTCGCGGAGAAGGACAAGGCGCTCAATGCGGAGTTCGCCGCGCTGAAGAAGGATCTGCGCCCGGAGCTCTTCACGAAGCTCCAGGAAGACCAGCGCGGCTGGGTCGAGCACCGCGACTACGTCAGCGACGGCCAGGCCCACGGCGACAAGCCGGAACAATCCGCCGACCGCTGGCAGAGCATGGCGGACATGACGAACTCACGCCTCGCATGGTTGAAGGCATGGCGGAAGCTCGACCAGAAGAAGAGCTGGTCCGGCAGCTACTCGGATGGACGCGGTGGCCTGTTGGAGATCGTGGAGAAGGATGGCAAGTGTTGGTTCGTGATGTCCGTAGTGCGAGGCCCCACCTTTCATACCGGAGAAATCAGCGGCCAAATGCGGGTCAACGATTCCACCGGCTGGTTCGAGACGAAGGCCGAGGGCGAGGACAAGCCCACCTGGCTGACCTTTCTCGATGGCCTCGACTACGCCGGGTCCGTACGGGTCGCAGAGGAAAACACCGGGTCCTTCCATGGTGCCCGCGCCTACTTCCAAGGCACCTACCTCTGGACCGGCGAACTCAGTGCGGAGGAGAAAAAGAACGTGATGGAAGGCAGGATCGGCGACTGA
- a CDS encoding LamG domain-containing protein, producing MKLRSIALLGSVLLSSQAHAAVTTGLVAYYDFQTAASGGVITNRAQAVGSDYAGPFTNATVFGTSPTSGFSGDAAFNSTGATGAGNVSNRSTLLVGNAANFTHTGTDTIRTGLGTSVLGQSYSISAWFYAAIDPNQAASQRYFVLEDGTDTAQFDLSYGSQSANANAANLAMWTYNNGLTNATVQGNVSTNSWHQVVQTVTPNGANSTVTVYIDGTLFGSYTTNNGQPSFTDINIGNARDGQSRAWDGMIDEVAIYNRTLTQSDVTELRNLGLAGLAVPEPSAAILGGLGSLLLLRRRRG from the coding sequence ATGAAACTTCGTTCAATCGCTCTCCTCGGCAGCGTCCTGCTATCCTCCCAGGCTCATGCCGCCGTGACTACGGGTCTGGTGGCTTATTACGATTTCCAAACGGCTGCGAGTGGTGGTGTCATCACCAACCGCGCCCAGGCGGTCGGCTCGGATTATGCAGGTCCTTTCACCAATGCCACCGTGTTCGGTACCAGCCCGACCAGCGGTTTCAGCGGGGATGCGGCGTTCAATTCCACCGGTGCCACCGGCGCGGGCAATGTTTCCAACCGCTCCACCCTGCTGGTGGGGAATGCCGCGAACTTCACCCACACCGGTACGGACACCATCCGCACCGGCCTTGGTACTTCCGTGCTCGGCCAGAGTTATTCGATCAGCGCGTGGTTCTATGCGGCGATCGATCCGAACCAAGCGGCCAGCCAGCGCTACTTCGTCCTCGAGGACGGCACGGATACCGCGCAGTTCGATCTTTCGTACGGTTCCCAAAGCGCGAATGCCAATGCCGCCAACCTGGCAATGTGGACCTACAACAACGGACTCACCAATGCCACGGTCCAAGGCAATGTCTCCACCAACTCCTGGCACCAGGTGGTGCAGACCGTGACGCCGAACGGCGCGAACTCCACCGTCACCGTGTACATCGATGGCACGTTGTTCGGCAGCTATACCACCAACAACGGCCAGCCGTCTTTCACGGACATCAACATCGGCAACGCCCGGGACGGCCAGAGCCGCGCGTGGGACGGCATGATCGATGAAGTGGCGATCTACAACCGCACGCTGACCCAGAGCGATGTGACCGAACTGCGCAATCTCGGCCTCGCTGGGCTGGCGGTGCCGGAGCCGTCCGCAGCCATTCTCGGTGGCCTCGGTTCGCTGCTATTGCTGCGCCGCCGTCGCGGCTGA